The following proteins are encoded in a genomic region of Alistipes shahii WAL 8301:
- a CDS encoding S8 family serine peptidase — protein MKKLLWLLLPALAAYGAWDLVHEVRGAWTSDYSRTYSRAVGQTMSRAFDSLNLSGRGVRIGVLDAGFGGFRTDRWTRGLHVAAWRDFTGGDETAFFDDATDHGTRVCTNLGGRSGDTIRGLAWGAEYYLAKTDRAEVEPRAEERQLIRGIEWLLAHDVDVISSSLGYTTFDDFSGYTPAMLDGCTSTLSRYLDSLLTARPGLVFVQSAGNEGDKAWRNVSFPADVRQVITVGSCDSDGVSRSRSSGVGREDVGYVKPDFVAGASPLGTSFSTPVIAGLCACLLEYRPMERGELIGLLHASGTRAAAPGCELGYGIPQTDVLLRMLRTP, from the coding sequence ATGAAAAAACTGCTTTGGCTGCTTCTTCCGGCTCTTGCCGCCTACGGTGCGTGGGACCTCGTGCACGAGGTGCGCGGGGCGTGGACCTCGGACTACTCCCGGACCTATTCGCGCGCCGTGGGGCAGACGATGTCCCGGGCGTTCGATTCGCTGAACCTTTCCGGACGGGGCGTCCGCATCGGGGTGCTGGACGCGGGTTTCGGGGGCTTCCGCACCGACCGCTGGACGCGGGGGCTGCACGTCGCCGCCTGGCGCGATTTCACGGGCGGCGACGAGACGGCATTCTTCGACGACGCCACAGACCACGGCACAAGGGTCTGCACCAACCTCGGAGGCCGTTCGGGCGATACGATCCGCGGGCTGGCATGGGGCGCGGAGTATTATCTTGCGAAAACCGACCGTGCCGAAGTGGAGCCTCGCGCCGAGGAGCGGCAGCTGATCCGCGGCATCGAGTGGCTCCTGGCGCATGACGTCGACGTGATCTCCTCGTCGTTGGGCTATACGACGTTCGACGATTTCAGCGGCTATACGCCCGCGATGCTCGACGGCTGCACCTCGACGCTCTCGCGCTACCTCGACAGCCTGCTCACGGCGCGCCCCGGACTCGTTTTCGTGCAGAGCGCCGGCAACGAGGGCGACAAGGCGTGGCGCAATGTCTCCTTTCCGGCCGATGTCCGGCAGGTCATCACGGTCGGTTCGTGCGATTCCGACGGTGTTTCCCGCTCCCGCTCCAGTGGTGTCGGACGCGAAGATGTCGGCTATGTGAAGCCCGATTTCGTCGCCGGAGCCTCGCCGTTGGGAACTTCGTTTTCGACGCCGGTTATCGCGGGGCTTTGCGCCTGCCTGCTCGAATACCGTCCTATGGAACGCGGCGAACTCATCGGACTGCTGCACGCTTCCGGCACGCGGGCCGCAGCTCCCGGCTGCGAACTGGGTTACGGCATCCCGCAAACCGATGTCTTGCTCCGAATGCTCCGCACGCCATGA
- the rseP gene encoding RIP metalloprotease RseP, whose protein sequence is MDILVKIIQFFLCFTILIGIHEMGHFIMARVFKIRVEKFYIFFDPWFSLFKFKRGNTEYGLGWLPLGGYVKIAGMIDESMDTEQMKQPVKQDEFRAKPAWQRFLVMIAGVVMNVVLAVAIYIGICYTWGDTYFSNADAKWGYNFNEAGHKLGFHDGDRLVSIDGEEADDINKVVNSLIITESDRSVVVERNGRQVELILPLDELISMRQQKGYENFLLPRIPFLIDSVVNPTVAQLRKGDEIVAIDNVSGLDFAGYGQYLKAHAGDSVLLTVLREGDMLFEFKAPVSENGTLGVIRKGLALRTQKYTFLEAIPAGIQRTGKVISSYWDQLKMIVQPKTKMYEELGGFISIGSIFPSTWDWQDFWMKTAFLSIILAVMNILPIPGLDGGHAIFTFWEMISGRKVSDKVLEAAQYVGLIIILFLLLYANGNDIYRFFIK, encoded by the coding sequence GTGGACATTCTTGTAAAAATCATTCAGTTCTTCCTCTGTTTCACCATCCTGATAGGCATTCACGAGATGGGTCACTTCATCATGGCGCGGGTGTTCAAAATCCGCGTCGAGAAATTCTACATCTTCTTCGACCCGTGGTTCTCGCTGTTCAAATTCAAACGCGGAAACACCGAGTACGGTCTGGGATGGCTGCCGCTGGGCGGATATGTCAAGATCGCCGGCATGATCGACGAGTCGATGGACACGGAACAGATGAAACAGCCCGTCAAACAGGACGAGTTCCGCGCCAAACCCGCCTGGCAGCGTTTTCTGGTGATGATCGCCGGCGTGGTGATGAACGTCGTGCTGGCCGTGGCCATCTACATCGGCATCTGCTACACGTGGGGCGACACCTATTTCTCGAACGCCGACGCCAAGTGGGGCTACAACTTCAACGAGGCCGGGCACAAACTCGGATTCCACGACGGAGACCGGCTGGTGAGCATCGACGGCGAAGAGGCGGACGACATCAACAAGGTCGTAAACTCGCTGATCATCACCGAAAGCGACCGCAGCGTCGTGGTCGAACGCAACGGACGGCAGGTGGAACTGATCCTCCCGCTCGACGAGCTGATCTCGATGCGCCAGCAGAAGGGATACGAAAATTTCCTCCTGCCCCGCATCCCCTTTCTGATCGACAGCGTCGTAAACCCGACCGTCGCACAGTTGCGGAAGGGAGACGAGATCGTAGCCATCGACAACGTTTCGGGTCTCGACTTTGCGGGCTACGGCCAATACCTGAAGGCGCACGCCGGAGATTCGGTGCTGCTGACAGTCCTGCGGGAAGGGGACATGCTCTTTGAATTCAAAGCGCCCGTCTCGGAGAACGGCACGCTCGGAGTCATCCGCAAGGGCCTCGCGCTGCGCACGCAGAAATATACGTTTCTGGAGGCGATTCCGGCCGGTATTCAAAGGACGGGCAAGGTGATCTCCTCCTACTGGGACCAGCTGAAGATGATCGTGCAGCCCAAAACCAAGATGTACGAGGAGCTGGGCGGATTCATCTCCATCGGCAGCATCTTCCCCTCCACGTGGGACTGGCAGGACTTCTGGATGAAGACCGCCTTCCTGTCGATCATCCTCGCGGTGATGAACATTCTGCCGATCCCGGGACTCGACGGCGGGCACGCGATCTTCACTTTCTGGGAGATGATCTCGGGCCGCAAGGTGAGCGACAAGGTGCTCGAAGCGGCGCAGTATGTCGGACTGATCATCATTCTGTTCCTGCTGCTCTACGCCAACGGCAACGACATTTACCGGTTCTTTATCAAATAA
- a CDS encoding lactate utilization protein, producing MTNRTAEKTEACAAALRRHRFEAEVVKDAEAAFALMKAVVEAENPQLVSFGDSMTMRGTGIVEWLRSNGRLTLLDGFDASKPYEERLEIRRRALLSDLFITGVNAVTEQGTLHWLDKVGNRIAPVAFGPRKVIIVAGRNKIVADRDEAEERIRRIAAPQNVARHPGFRTPCAKTGVCADCNSQDRICNTRMEMLRCWPDKRVLVILIDEDSGL from the coding sequence ATGACAAACCGAACTGCGGAAAAAACGGAAGCCTGCGCCGCGGCGCTGCGGAGACACCGTTTCGAGGCCGAGGTGGTGAAGGACGCCGAAGCGGCCTTCGCCCTGATGAAGGCCGTCGTGGAGGCCGAAAACCCGCAACTCGTGTCGTTCGGCGACTCCATGACGATGCGCGGAACGGGCATCGTCGAGTGGCTGCGGAGCAACGGGCGGCTGACGCTGCTCGACGGGTTCGACGCCTCGAAGCCCTACGAGGAGCGGCTGGAAATCCGCCGCCGCGCGCTGTTGTCGGACCTTTTCATCACGGGCGTGAACGCCGTGACGGAGCAGGGAACACTGCACTGGCTGGACAAGGTGGGCAACCGCATCGCACCGGTGGCATTCGGCCCCCGGAAGGTGATCATCGTGGCCGGACGCAACAAGATCGTGGCCGACCGCGACGAGGCCGAGGAGCGCATCCGCCGGATCGCCGCCCCGCAGAACGTCGCGCGACACCCCGGATTCCGCACCCCTTGCGCCAAAACGGGCGTCTGCGCGGACTGCAACTCGCAGGACCGCATCTGCAACACCCGGATGGAAATGCTGCGATGCTGGCCCGACAAACGGGTGTTGGTAATACTGATCGACGAAGATTCCGGATTATGA
- a CDS encoding DNA alkylation repair protein: protein MDFTSRMAALLGAFRRERNGAVADSMRFYGAPCGLNYGVSLPTLRTLARAEAADHDFAKYLWRQDVRCLRLAALHIADPARLTPGEFAFWGDGLLNSEIAAEAAFALLSRIGAFPELFAAWIAPDAGWLRQYAALMAAARVPHPSPAWAVPAAAVVHEAAAASIPEAHLLAHGAVALFTALGTRNEENRQAVLRAAGSLGQLPAEDCVHEELAWRLEV from the coding sequence ATGGATTTCACCTCCCGCATGGCGGCGCTGCTCGGGGCATTCCGCCGCGAGCGCAACGGCGCCGTTGCCGATTCGATGCGCTTCTACGGCGCACCCTGCGGCCTGAACTACGGCGTGAGCCTGCCGACGCTCCGCACGCTGGCGCGTGCCGAGGCCGCCGATCACGATTTCGCCAAATACCTCTGGCGGCAGGATGTCCGCTGCCTGCGCCTTGCCGCGCTGCACATCGCCGATCCGGCGCGCCTTACGCCCGGGGAGTTCGCCTTCTGGGGCGACGGGCTTCTCAATTCCGAAATCGCCGCGGAGGCCGCCTTCGCGCTGTTGAGCCGCATCGGGGCGTTCCCCGAACTGTTCGCGGCGTGGATTGCGCCCGATGCCGGGTGGCTGCGGCAGTATGCGGCCCTGATGGCCGCGGCCCGCGTTCCGCATCCTTCTCCGGCGTGGGCCGTTCCGGCCGCGGCCGTCGTGCACGAGGCCGCAGCGGCCAGCATCCCGGAAGCGCACCTGCTGGCTCATGGCGCCGTGGCGCTGTTCACGGCCCTCGGGACGCGAAACGAAGAGAACCGGCAGGCGGTTCTCCGCGCGGCCGGCTCTCTGGGTCAGCTCCCTGCCGAAGACTGCGTCCACGAGGAGCTGGCCTGGCGATTGGAGGTTTAG
- a CDS encoding DUF4831 family protein — MKFRLLAFALLLSGGVSAQNPYISLQGANETAGGLTVAQPRTILAVDVTVEHDVTLSGPYARYAQKYLGVRAPLTDKTVWSVTGAQIALLDGDTYLNAAAPAPASTRVLSHTASENKFARLQPDKTDMTTPALEDAARTAAAQIFSLRRHRIELVTGEAGENVFGEGLKAALEEIDRLEQSYLELFLGKRIVSTETRRYVVCPQADKKQYIVCRFSPAAGLLPDTDLSGDIVLLQIEPSGVAKSDLEAGPKETQVVACRVADPSTCIVVSGGREYARAVLPVFEFGRTINVALPRRK, encoded by the coding sequence ATGAAATTCAGACTTTTGGCATTTGCCCTGCTGCTTTCGGGCGGCGTCTCGGCCCAGAACCCATACATCTCCCTTCAGGGCGCGAACGAAACCGCCGGCGGCCTTACCGTCGCCCAGCCGCGCACGATCCTCGCCGTCGACGTCACCGTCGAACACGACGTCACCTTGAGCGGACCCTATGCGCGTTATGCGCAGAAATACCTCGGGGTGCGCGCTCCGCTCACCGACAAGACCGTGTGGAGCGTCACCGGGGCGCAGATCGCCCTGCTCGACGGCGACACCTACCTCAATGCCGCGGCTCCGGCTCCGGCCTCGACCCGCGTGCTGTCGCACACCGCCTCCGAAAACAAGTTCGCGCGCTTGCAGCCGGACAAGACCGACATGACGACGCCCGCGCTGGAGGACGCCGCGCGCACCGCCGCCGCGCAAATCTTCTCGCTGCGCCGCCACCGCATCGAGCTGGTCACGGGCGAAGCGGGCGAGAACGTCTTCGGCGAGGGCCTGAAGGCCGCGCTGGAGGAGATCGACCGTCTGGAGCAGAGCTATCTGGAGCTGTTCCTCGGCAAGCGGATCGTCTCGACCGAGACCCGCCGCTACGTGGTCTGCCCGCAGGCCGACAAGAAACAGTATATCGTCTGCCGCTTCAGCCCTGCGGCCGGACTGCTTCCCGACACGGACCTTTCGGGCGACATCGTGCTGTTGCAGATCGAACCTTCGGGCGTCGCGAAGAGCGACCTCGAGGCCGGTCCGAAGGAGACGCAGGTCGTGGCGTGCCGCGTGGCCGATCCCTCGACCTGCATCGTCGTCTCGGGAGGCCGCGAGTATGCCCGCGCCGTGCTTCCTGTTTTCGAATTCGGCCGTACGATCAACGTCGCCCTGCCGCGCCGCAAATAA
- the coaE gene encoding dephospho-CoA kinase (Dephospho-CoA kinase (CoaE) performs the final step in coenzyme A biosynthesis.), which produces MMKVGITGGIGSGKSTVCRLFARLGVAVYDSDAGAKRLMTEDAELRRRITDRFGAEAYADGTLNRTYLAGRVFSEAQALADLNAIVHPAVRADFAAWAEQQEGDYVILESALLFDAGFDACVDRTVAVLAPEALRIERTCRRDGRTPGEVRLRIAAQTDDDTLSAKADYTLVNILESDLEPAVAELHRIFSHEAHEH; this is translated from the coding sequence ATGATGAAGGTCGGAATCACAGGCGGCATCGGCAGCGGCAAAAGCACCGTTTGCCGTCTTTTCGCGCGTTTGGGCGTCGCGGTCTATGACTCCGATGCCGGGGCCAAACGGCTGATGACGGAGGATGCGGAGCTGCGCCGGCGCATCACGGACCGTTTCGGGGCCGAAGCCTATGCGGACGGGACCTTGAACCGTACCTACCTTGCCGGGCGGGTCTTCTCCGAGGCGCAGGCCCTCGCCGACCTGAACGCCATCGTCCACCCGGCCGTCCGGGCCGATTTCGCGGCGTGGGCCGAACAGCAGGAGGGCGACTACGTGATCCTCGAAAGCGCCCTTCTTTTCGATGCGGGGTTCGATGCCTGCGTCGACCGCACGGTTGCCGTCCTCGCCCCCGAGGCGCTGCGCATCGAACGCACCTGCCGCCGCGACGGGCGCACACCCGGGGAGGTCCGCCTCCGCATCGCCGCCCAGACGGACGACGATACGTTGAGCGCGAAGGCCGACTACACCCTTGTCAACATCCTCGAATCCGACCTTGAACCCGCTGTCGCGGAGTTGCACCGAATTTTCAGCCATGAAGCCCATGAACATTGA
- a CDS encoding thioredoxin family protein: MTMTDFDKIIWRDALTFVDFFATWCGPCRMMMPAIDKFRERMNGRVDVYKADIDDPSMREIIRRYNIMSVPTLMFFCRGEVLWRESGRVGYEHLINVLNELEKREQVMQP; encoded by the coding sequence ATGACCATGACGGACTTTGACAAGATCATCTGGCGGGACGCGCTGACGTTCGTAGACTTCTTCGCCACCTGGTGCGGGCCGTGCCGGATGATGATGCCGGCCATCGACAAGTTTCGGGAGCGGATGAACGGCCGCGTCGACGTCTACAAAGCGGACATCGACGACCCCTCGATGCGTGAAATCATACGGCGCTACAACATCATGTCGGTCCCGACGCTGATGTTTTTCTGCCGCGGAGAGGTATTGTGGCGCGAGAGCGGCCGCGTGGGGTACGAACACCTGATCAACGTGCTGAACGAACTCGAAAAGCGCGAACAGGTGATGCAGCCCTAA
- a CDS encoding tRNA1(Val) (adenine(37)-N6)-methyltransferase has product MKVGTDGVLLGAWAAVRPQDRRMLDIGTGTGLIALMLAQRAPEAHVTGVDIDDVGQARENAAASPWSGRVAFAQCPVQEFETPEPFDLIVSNPPFFVDSLTCPDRGRTAARHAVHLPFGDLRDAVLRLLAPGGRFAVILPTAEAERFLAVCAGRLALVRRTDVRTTPRRPAKRALMEFVRADRPADRSTDCSAAAPEVSELVVGTGEHECYTPEYRALTRDFYLKF; this is encoded by the coding sequence ATGAAGGTCGGGACCGACGGCGTTCTGCTGGGTGCATGGGCCGCGGTGCGGCCGCAGGACCGGCGGATGCTCGACATCGGCACGGGCACGGGGCTGATCGCCCTGATGCTGGCCCAGCGCGCCCCGGAGGCGCATGTCACGGGCGTCGACATCGACGATGTCGGGCAGGCCCGCGAGAACGCCGCCGCTTCGCCCTGGAGCGGCAGGGTGGCGTTCGCTCAATGCCCCGTGCAGGAGTTCGAGACCCCGGAGCCGTTCGATCTGATCGTCTCCAACCCGCCGTTTTTCGTCGACTCGCTCACCTGCCCCGATCGGGGGCGCACCGCGGCCCGCCATGCCGTGCACCTGCCGTTCGGCGACCTGCGCGACGCCGTCCTCCGCCTGCTGGCTCCCGGAGGCCGGTTTGCCGTCATCCTTCCCACGGCCGAAGCGGAGCGTTTCCTCGCGGTCTGTGCCGGACGACTGGCCCTCGTGCGCCGCACCGACGTGCGCACCACGCCCCGCCGCCCGGCCAAACGGGCGCTGATGGAGTTCGTCCGCGCCGACCGCCCCGCCGATCGTTCTACCGATTGTTCCGCCGCCGCGCCCGAGGTCTCGGAACTGGTCGTCGGCACGGGAGAGCACGAATGCTACACGCCCGAATACCGCGCCCTGACCCGTGATTTTTACCTGAAATTTTGA
- the radA gene encoding DNA repair protein RadA, which produces MAKVKKAFFCKNCGFEAPKWLGRCPSCGEWNTFAEEIIARESGSVPAVAAGPLPAAKPQRVRDIRESEHVRLDLGNAEVNRVLGGGMVPGSLVLVGGEPGIGKSTLSLQIALAANGLKTLYVSGEESAEQIKMRAARIGIGNDECLIYPETLLENIVAQIAEHRPDLVVIDSIQTIYTDLLDSSAGSVSQIRECAATLLKYAKSTGTSIFIIGHITKDGSIAGPKILEHIVDVVLQFEGDSNNIYRILRGIKNRFGATFEIGVFEMLDAGLRGVDNPSEILLTHYEEPLSGIAVGASADGVRPYLIEVQALVSGAAYGTPQRSTTGYDARRMNMLLAVLEKRVGMKMFQKDVFLNFAGGFKVADPGLDLAVVAAVISSYYDRPVAEGVCCAGEIGLSGEVRPAPRTEQRISEAARLGFRRIIVSGYLAKGGKRPKGIEVVPINSVDQLPKALFTE; this is translated from the coding sequence ATGGCAAAGGTCAAAAAGGCATTTTTCTGCAAAAACTGCGGGTTCGAAGCCCCGAAATGGCTGGGACGCTGCCCCTCGTGCGGCGAATGGAACACGTTCGCCGAGGAGATCATCGCCCGCGAGAGCGGTTCGGTCCCGGCGGTCGCGGCGGGTCCCCTGCCCGCGGCGAAGCCTCAGCGCGTGAGGGACATCCGCGAAAGCGAGCACGTCCGCCTCGATCTGGGAAACGCCGAGGTAAACCGCGTGTTGGGCGGCGGGATGGTCCCGGGGTCGCTGGTCCTCGTGGGCGGCGAGCCGGGAATCGGCAAATCGACCCTCTCGCTGCAAATCGCGCTGGCGGCGAACGGACTGAAAACCCTCTACGTCTCGGGCGAGGAGTCGGCCGAGCAGATCAAGATGCGCGCCGCGCGCATCGGCATCGGCAACGACGAGTGCCTGATCTATCCCGAAACGCTGCTGGAAAACATCGTGGCGCAGATCGCCGAGCACCGTCCCGACCTGGTGGTGATCGACTCGATACAGACGATTTACACCGACCTCCTGGACTCGTCGGCGGGAAGCGTGTCGCAGATCCGCGAATGCGCGGCGACGCTTCTGAAATACGCCAAATCGACCGGAACGTCGATCTTCATCATCGGCCACATCACCAAGGACGGCTCGATAGCCGGTCCCAAGATACTCGAACACATCGTCGACGTGGTGTTGCAGTTCGAGGGCGACAGCAACAACATCTACCGCATCCTGCGGGGCATCAAGAACCGGTTCGGAGCGACGTTCGAAATCGGGGTCTTCGAGATGCTCGACGCCGGACTGCGGGGGGTTGACAATCCGTCGGAAATCCTGCTGACGCACTATGAGGAGCCGTTGAGCGGCATCGCCGTGGGGGCGTCGGCCGACGGCGTGAGGCCCTACCTGATCGAGGTGCAGGCGCTGGTGAGCGGTGCGGCGTACGGCACGCCCCAGCGTTCGACGACCGGATACGACGCACGGCGCATGAACATGCTGCTGGCCGTGCTGGAGAAGCGCGTGGGGATGAAGATGTTCCAGAAAGACGTTTTCCTGAATTTCGCGGGCGGATTCAAGGTCGCGGACCCGGGGCTGGACCTCGCGGTCGTGGCGGCGGTGATCTCGTCCTACTACGACCGTCCCGTGGCCGAGGGGGTCTGCTGCGCCGGCGAAATAGGCCTGTCGGGCGAAGTGCGCCCCGCGCCCCGCACCGAACAGCGCATCAGCGAGGCCGCAAGGCTCGGATTCAGGCGCATCATCGTGTCGGGCTATCTGGCCAAAGGCGGCAAGCGTCCCAAAGGCATCGAGGTAGTCCCGATAAACAGCGTCGACCAGCTCCCGAAGGCGCTTTTCACAGAATAG
- a CDS encoding TIGR02757 family protein, whose product MTNTDLKELLDALHDKYNSPDFIADDPISVPHRYTDRADREIAGFFSATIAWGNRKAIVRSGHRMMHFMDDAPADFVRNASQRELALLSSYVHRTFNGGDLRDFVLALRRMEERHGGIGNFFETRYEAAQSMPAVLADFRREFFAGEHAPRCEKHVSSVERGAACKRLCMYLRWMVRRDDRGVDFGLWRRIPMSALYLPLDVHVGETARALGLLGRRQNDWRAVEELTDALRAFDAEDPARYDFSLFGAGMDGYLRE is encoded by the coding sequence ATGACGAACACCGATCTGAAGGAGCTGCTCGACGCGCTCCACGACAAATACAACAGCCCCGACTTCATCGCCGACGATCCGATTTCGGTACCGCACCGCTATACGGACCGCGCCGACCGCGAGATCGCGGGATTTTTCTCCGCGACCATCGCCTGGGGCAACCGTAAGGCCATTGTCCGCAGTGGCCACCGCATGATGCACTTCATGGACGACGCTCCGGCGGATTTCGTGCGCAACGCCTCGCAGCGCGAACTGGCGCTGCTTTCGTCCTACGTCCACCGCACGTTCAACGGCGGGGACCTGCGCGATTTCGTGCTGGCCCTGCGGCGTATGGAGGAGCGCCATGGCGGCATCGGGAATTTCTTCGAGACGCGCTATGAGGCCGCGCAGAGCATGCCCGCCGTGCTGGCCGACTTCCGGCGCGAGTTTTTCGCCGGGGAGCACGCTCCGCGCTGCGAGAAGCATGTTTCGTCCGTCGAGCGCGGCGCGGCCTGCAAGCGGCTGTGCATGTATCTGCGGTGGATGGTGCGCCGCGACGACCGGGGTGTCGATTTCGGTCTGTGGCGGCGTATCCCGATGTCGGCCCTCTACCTGCCGCTGGACGTCCATGTCGGCGAGACGGCGCGTGCGCTGGGACTGCTTGGCCGCCGCCAGAACGACTGGCGGGCCGTCGAGGAGCTGACGGACGCCCTGCGCGCATTCGATGCGGAGGACCCCGCGCGGTACGATTTTTCGCTGTTCGGCGCAGGCATGGACGGCTATCTGCGAGAATAA
- a CDS encoding ABC transporter ATP-binding protein — protein MIRATDIHKSFGTLEVLKGVSLDVAQGEVVSIVGASGAGKTTLLQIIGTLSRPDGGRVEIDGRDVSALGDRALSQFRNERIGFVFQFHHLLAEFTAFENVCIPGLIGRRPRADVERRAAELLDMMGLAARRDHKPGQLSGGEQQRVAIARALVNSPAVLLADEPSGNLDSHNRDEIHRLFFDLRERLGQTVVIVTHDENLAAMADRKITMSDGLILGCETVR, from the coding sequence ATGATACGGGCTACCGACATACACAAGAGTTTCGGCACGCTGGAGGTGCTGAAAGGCGTTTCGCTCGACGTGGCGCAGGGCGAGGTGGTCTCCATCGTGGGGGCCAGCGGCGCTGGCAAGACCACGCTTTTGCAGATCATCGGCACGCTGTCGCGTCCCGACGGCGGGCGCGTGGAGATCGACGGCCGCGATGTCTCGGCCTTGGGCGATCGGGCCTTGTCGCAGTTCCGCAACGAGCGCATCGGCTTCGTGTTCCAGTTCCACCACCTGCTTGCGGAGTTCACGGCTTTCGAGAACGTCTGCATTCCGGGGCTGATCGGCCGGCGTCCGCGCGCCGATGTCGAACGCCGTGCCGCCGAACTGCTCGACATGATGGGCCTCGCGGCGCGGCGCGACCACAAGCCCGGACAGCTTTCGGGCGGCGAGCAGCAGCGCGTGGCCATCGCCCGTGCGCTGGTCAATTCGCCCGCCGTGTTGCTGGCCGACGAACCCTCGGGCAACCTCGACTCGCACAACCGCGACGAGATCCATCGCCTGTTCTTCGACCTGCGCGAACGGCTCGGCCAGACCGTCGTGATCGTCACCCACGACGAAAACCTCGCCGCAATGGCCGACCGGAAGATCACCATGTCCGACGGTCTGATCCTCGGCTGCGAAACGGTCCGGTAA
- a CDS encoding NAD-dependent epimerase/dehydratase family protein produces MQKRIVVLGGVGFIGSHLCLRLLNDGHEVFCVDIRDTADSPLLRDMPPHPEFRYVRHNIVNAFGIRCDEIYNLAAPSRVRYNKALPVESLKVSILGSINALDTARSEHARILYASTGDIYGTGYRDTSVEAADGCPTHRTLAEGKRAGEALHRAYQYEFGVDARIARIFNTYGSGADLMDQRVVMKMIVAALQNRDIPINGSGEQLRTFCWVEDVVDGLVRLMEAPPAETTRTANFGSSHEVTIRSLAEKIIALTGSSSHIVHAEARIDDIRRRTPDISATRRELDWAPRTPLIEGLRRTISYVEKELAEKNYAGISWVEIN; encoded by the coding sequence ATGCAAAAGAGAATAGTCGTACTGGGCGGCGTGGGATTCATCGGCTCCCACCTGTGCCTGCGTCTGTTGAACGACGGGCACGAAGTCTTCTGCGTGGACATACGCGACACCGCCGATTCGCCGCTGCTGCGCGACATGCCGCCGCACCCGGAATTCCGGTACGTCCGCCACAACATCGTCAACGCATTCGGCATCCGCTGCGACGAGATTTACAACCTCGCGGCGCCCTCGCGCGTGCGCTACAACAAGGCGCTGCCCGTCGAGTCGCTCAAGGTCAGCATACTGGGGTCGATAAACGCCCTCGACACGGCCCGTTCGGAGCACGCACGCATCCTCTACGCATCCACCGGAGACATCTACGGCACGGGATACCGCGACACCTCGGTCGAGGCGGCGGACGGTTGTCCGACACACCGCACCCTCGCCGAAGGCAAACGGGCCGGAGAGGCCCTGCACCGCGCCTACCAGTATGAATTCGGGGTCGACGCACGCATCGCGCGCATCTTCAACACCTACGGCAGCGGCGCCGACCTGATGGACCAGCGCGTGGTGATGAAGATGATCGTGGCGGCGTTGCAGAACCGCGACATTCCGATCAACGGCAGCGGCGAGCAGCTGCGGACCTTCTGCTGGGTGGAAGACGTGGTCGACGGACTGGTGCGGCTGATGGAGGCCCCGCCGGCCGAGACGACGCGCACGGCCAATTTCGGCAGCAGTCACGAGGTGACGATCCGCTCGCTGGCCGAGAAGATCATCGCCCTGACGGGCAGCAGCTCGCACATCGTCCACGCCGAAGCGCGTATCGACGACATACGCCGCCGCACGCCCGACATCTCGGCGACACGGCGCGAACTGGACTGGGCGCCCCGCACACCGCTCATCGAAGGCCTGCGGCGCACGATCAGCTACGTCGAAAAGGAACTTGCGGAGAAGAACTATGCGGGAATATCGTGGGTGGAAATAAACTGA